The Vidua macroura isolate BioBank_ID:100142 chromosome 11, ASM2450914v1, whole genome shotgun sequence genome includes a region encoding these proteins:
- the CDH11 gene encoding cadherin-11 — MKEDHCLQAALLCLGVLCYSHGLTTERLGRTRPSLHGHHEKGKEGQVLHRSKRGWVWNQFFVIEEYTGPDPVLVGRLHSDIDSGDGNIKYILSGEGAGIIFVIDDKSGNIHATKTLDREERAQYTLTAQAVDRNTNRPLEPPSEFIVKVQDINDNPPEFLHENYHANVPERSNVGTSVIQVTASDADDPTYGNSAKLVYSILEGQPYFSVEAQTGIIRTALPNMDREAKEEYHVVIQAKDMGGHMGGLSGTTKVTITLTDVNDNPPKFPQSVYQMSVSEAAVPGEEVGRVKAKDPDIGENGLVAYSIIDGDGMDMFEITTDYETQEGVVKLKKTLDYETKKSYSLKVEAANVHIDPKFISNGPFKDTVTVKIAVEDADEPPVFLKPSYIFEVQENAASGTVVGKVHAKDPDAANSAIRYSIDRHTDLERYFVINAEDGNIKTIKALDREEMAWHNISVFAVEVHKQHQEAKVPVAIKVIDVNDNAPKFAAAYEAFVCENARSNQQFITISADDKDDSANGPRFIFSLPPEIIHNPNFTLRDNRDNTASVLVRREGFSRQKQDLYLLPIVISDGGVPPLSSTNTLTIRVCGCDGSGSLLSCNAEAYVLNAGLSTGALIAILACIVILLVIVVLFVTLKRQKKEPLIVFEEEDVRENIITYDDEGGGEEDTEAFDIATLQNPDGINGFIPRKDIKPEYQYLPRPGLRPVPNSVDVDDFINTRIQEADNDPTAPPYDSIQIYGYEGRGSVAGSLSSLESATTDSDLDYDYLQNWGPRFKKLADLYGSKDIFDDDS; from the exons ATGAAGGAGGACCATTGTTTacaggctgctctgctctgcctgggggtGCTGTGCTACAGCCACGGCCTGACCACGGAGCGCCTTGGCCGCACCCGGCCCTCGCTGCACGGGCACCACGAGAAGGGCAAGGAAGGACAAGTCCTGCACCGCTCCAAGAGAGGCTGGGTGTGGAACCAGTTCTTTGTTATAGAGGAGTACACAGGACCAGATCCTGTGCTGGTAGGAAGG CTTCATTCAGATATTGATTCTGGAGATGGAAACATTAAATACATTCTCTCAGGTGAAGGAGCAGGAATCATTTTTGTTATTGATGACAAATCAGGGAACATTCATGCAACCAAGACACTGGATCGGGAGGAGAGAGCTCAGTATACCCTGACAGCTCAGGCTGTGGACAGGAACACAAACAGACCTTTGGAACCCCCTTCTGAATTCATTGTCAAAGTTCAAGATATAAATGACAACCCACCCGAGTTTCTCCATGAAAACTACCATGCCAATGTGCCTGAGAGATCCAATGTAG GCACATCAGTTATTCAGGTAACAGCTTCAGATGCTGATGACCCTACCTATGGGAACAGTGCCAAATTGGTTTACAGTATCCTTGAAGGTCAACCCTACTTCTCGGTGGAGGCTCAGACAG GAATCATCCGAACTGCCCTTCCCAACATGGACAGAGAAGCCAAGGAGGAGTACCATGTAGTGATACAGGCCAAGGACATGGGAGGACACATGGGAGGCCTCTCAGGGACAACCAAAGTGACAATTACGCTTACAGATGTCAATGACAACCCACCAAAGTTCCCACAGA GTGTGTACCAGATGTCAGTGTCGGAAGCAGCTGTCCCAGGAGAGGAAGTGGGGAGAGTGAAGGCCAAAGATCCTGACATTGGGGAGAATGGCTTGGTGGCTTACAGCATTATTGATGGAGATGGCATGGACATGTTTGAAATCACCACAGATTATGAGACTCAGGAAGGGGTTGTGAAGCTTAAGAAG ACCTTAGATTATGAAACCAAAAAGTCCTACAGCCTGAAGGTGGAGGCAGCCAATGTCCACATTGACCCCAAGTTCATCAGCAACGGGCCCTTCAAGGACACGGTGACAGTGAAAATAGCGGTGGAAGATGCTGATGAACCACCAGTGTTTTTGAAGCCAAGTTACATTTTTGAAGTACAGGAAAATGCAGCATCTGGTACTGTGGTTGGAAAAGTACATGCCAAAGACCCGGATGCTGCCAACAGTGCTATAAG ATATTCAATTGATCGACACACCGACCTTGAAAGATATTTTGTTATTAATGCAGAAGATGGCAATATCAAGACAATAAAGGCTTTGGATAGGGAAGAAATGGCTTGGCATAATATCTCTGTCTTTGCAGTTGAAGTCC ACAAACAGCACCAGGAAGCCAAAGTTCCCGTTGCAATCAAGGTCATTGACGTCAATGACAACGCTCCCAAGTTTGCGGCTGCCTATGAAGCCTTCGTGTGTGAGAATGCCCGAAGCAACCAG CAATTTATTACAATTAGTGCTGATGACAAGGATGACTCGGCCAATGGACCAAGATTTATCTTCAGTTTACCACCTGAAATTATTCATAATCCAAATTTTACACTCAGAGACAACAGAG ATAACACAGCGAGCGTGCTGGTCAGACGGGAAGGGTTCAGTCGCCAGAAGCAGGATTTGTACCTCCTGCCCATCGTGATCAGTGACGGCGGCGTGCCCCCGCTGAGCAGCACCAACACACTGACCATCCGTGTGTGCGGCTGCGACGGCAGTGGCTCCCTGCTGTCCTGCAACGCCGAGGCTTACGTCCTCAACGCGGGGCTCAGCACTGGCGCCCTCATCgccatcctggcctgcatcGTCATTCTCTTAG tcATTGTGGTGCTGTTTGTAACCCTGAAGAGGCAGAAGAAAGAGCCCCTGATTGTGTTTGAGGAGGAAGACGTGCGGGAGAACATCATCACGTACGATGATGAGGGCGGAGGTGAGGAGGACACAGAGGCGTTTGACATCGCCACACTGCAGAATCCCGACGGCATCAACGGCTTCATCCCCCGCAAGGACATCAAGCCCGAGTACCAGTACCTGCCCAGGCCGGGGCTGCGGCCCGTGCCCAACAGTGTGGACGTGGATGATTTCATCAACACCAGGATACAGGAGGCTGACAATGACCCCACTGCCCCTCCCTATGACTCCATCCAGATCTATGGCTATGAGGGCAGGGGCTCCGTGGCTGGGTCCCTCAGCTCCTTGGAATCAGCAACAACAGATTCTGACTTGGACTACGACTATCTACAAAACTGGGGACCTCGATTTAAGAAACTTGCAGACTTGTATGGCTCCAAAGACATTTTCGATGATGATTCTTAA